One part of the Glycine max cultivar Williams 82 chromosome 14, Glycine_max_v4.0, whole genome shotgun sequence genome encodes these proteins:
- the LOC100818465 gene encoding protein OSB1, mitochondrial isoform X3, translated as MKPKPFIFAKRFPIPLLFSYPFSPQQQRFPFSTHNRHSFDEAVPGCSAVYQHVLKFQRPPTIRWSPHLENTASFIGTVAREPTRVNSTTGKCGVYTVLKVPKSNQSNSSFFRLLLMMRNNVAKLASEHLKLNDFIQVLGSLGSFTKPDANGILRLNYKLEVKEFEFVAQRSGYLGDKKLESVEADAGMQKNQNRLHLWQVFFSNPNEWWDQRKSKRNPKQPDFKHKDTGEALWLSRRSRVTNWVYDE; from the exons ATGAAACCCAAACCCTTCATCTTCGCCAAGCGCTTCCCAATTCCGTTGCTTTTTTCTTATCCATTTTCTCCGCAACAACAACGTTTTCCCTTCTCCACTCACAATCGCCACTCCTTCGACGAAGCCGTTCCAGGTTGCAGCGCCGTTTACCAACACGTGCTCAAGTTCCAGCGTCCACCGACCATTCGGTGGAGCCCGCACCTCGAGAACACCGCTAGTTTCATCGGCACCGTCGCCCGCGAACCGACGCGCGTTAACTCAACAACCGGTAAATGCGGAGTTTACACCGTGCTTAAGGTTCCAAAATCCAACCAATCAAATAGCTCCTTTTTCCG GTTGCTTCTGATGATGCGGAACAATGTGGCAAAACTTGCTTCGGAACACTTGAAATTGAATGATTTTATTCAGGTTTTAGGTTCTTTGGGGTCTTTCACGAAACCTGATGCCAATGGAATCCTTAGATTGAATTACAAG TTAGAGGTGAAGGAGTTCGAGTTTGTTGCTCAAAGGTCTGGTTATCTAGGCGACAAGAAATTGGAATCTGTTGAAG CAGATGCTGGCatgcaaaaaaatcaaaatcggCTTCACCTTTGGCAAGTGTTTTTTTCCAATCCAAATGAGTGGTGGGATCAAAGAAAGAGCAAGCGAAATCCAAAACAGCCTGATTTTAAGCACAAGGATACCGGCGAAGCTCTGTGGCTAA GTCGTCGTTCACGTGTCACCAACTGGGTTTATGATGAGTAG
- the LOC100818465 gene encoding protein OSB1, mitochondrial isoform X1 yields MKPKPFIFAKRFPIPLLFSYPFSPQQQRFPFSTHNRHSFDEAVPGCSAVYQHVLKFQRPPTIRWSPHLENTASFIGTVAREPTRVNSTTGKCGVYTVLKVPKSNQSNSSFFRLLLMMRNNVAKLASEHLKLNDFIQVLGSLGSFTKPDANGILRLNYKLEVKEFEFVAQRSGYLGDKKLESVEADAGMQKNQNRLHLWQVFFSNPNEWWDQRKSKRNPKQPDFKHKDTGEALWLSEYDPPWVKRQLQLFDSKIAGGSAGRRSRVTNWVYDE; encoded by the exons ATGAAACCCAAACCCTTCATCTTCGCCAAGCGCTTCCCAATTCCGTTGCTTTTTTCTTATCCATTTTCTCCGCAACAACAACGTTTTCCCTTCTCCACTCACAATCGCCACTCCTTCGACGAAGCCGTTCCAGGTTGCAGCGCCGTTTACCAACACGTGCTCAAGTTCCAGCGTCCACCGACCATTCGGTGGAGCCCGCACCTCGAGAACACCGCTAGTTTCATCGGCACCGTCGCCCGCGAACCGACGCGCGTTAACTCAACAACCGGTAAATGCGGAGTTTACACCGTGCTTAAGGTTCCAAAATCCAACCAATCAAATAGCTCCTTTTTCCG GTTGCTTCTGATGATGCGGAACAATGTGGCAAAACTTGCTTCGGAACACTTGAAATTGAATGATTTTATTCAGGTTTTAGGTTCTTTGGGGTCTTTCACGAAACCTGATGCCAATGGAATCCTTAGATTGAATTACAAG TTAGAGGTGAAGGAGTTCGAGTTTGTTGCTCAAAGGTCTGGTTATCTAGGCGACAAGAAATTGGAATCTGTTGAAG CAGATGCTGGCatgcaaaaaaatcaaaatcggCTTCACCTTTGGCAAGTGTTTTTTTCCAATCCAAATGAGTGGTGGGATCAAAGAAAGAGCAAGCGAAATCCAAAACAGCCTGATTTTAAGCACAAGGATACCGGCGAAGCTCTGTGGCTAAGTGAGTATGATCCTCCATGGGTTAAAAGGCAACTCCAATTGTTTGACTCAAAAATTGCTGGAGGATCTGCAGGTCGTCGTTCACGTGTCACCAACTGGGTTTATGATGAGTAG
- the LOC100818465 gene encoding protein OSB1, mitochondrial isoform X2, translating to MKPKPFIFAKRFPIPLLFSYPFSPQQQRFPFSTHNRHSFDEAVPGCSAVYQHVLKFQRPPTIRWSPHLENTASFIGTVAREPTRVNSTTGKCGVYTVLKVPKSNQSNSSFFRLLLMMRNNVAKLASEHLKLNDFIQVLGSLGSFTKPDANGILRLNYKLEVKEFEFVAQRSGYLGDKKLESVEDAGMQKNQNRLHLWQVFFSNPNEWWDQRKSKRNPKQPDFKHKDTGEALWLSEYDPPWVKRQLQLFDSKIAGGSAGRRSRVTNWVYDE from the exons ATGAAACCCAAACCCTTCATCTTCGCCAAGCGCTTCCCAATTCCGTTGCTTTTTTCTTATCCATTTTCTCCGCAACAACAACGTTTTCCCTTCTCCACTCACAATCGCCACTCCTTCGACGAAGCCGTTCCAGGTTGCAGCGCCGTTTACCAACACGTGCTCAAGTTCCAGCGTCCACCGACCATTCGGTGGAGCCCGCACCTCGAGAACACCGCTAGTTTCATCGGCACCGTCGCCCGCGAACCGACGCGCGTTAACTCAACAACCGGTAAATGCGGAGTTTACACCGTGCTTAAGGTTCCAAAATCCAACCAATCAAATAGCTCCTTTTTCCG GTTGCTTCTGATGATGCGGAACAATGTGGCAAAACTTGCTTCGGAACACTTGAAATTGAATGATTTTATTCAGGTTTTAGGTTCTTTGGGGTCTTTCACGAAACCTGATGCCAATGGAATCCTTAGATTGAATTACAAG TTAGAGGTGAAGGAGTTCGAGTTTGTTGCTCAAAGGTCTGGTTATCTAGGCGACAAGAAATTGGAATCTGTTGAAG ATGCTGGCatgcaaaaaaatcaaaatcggCTTCACCTTTGGCAAGTGTTTTTTTCCAATCCAAATGAGTGGTGGGATCAAAGAAAGAGCAAGCGAAATCCAAAACAGCCTGATTTTAAGCACAAGGATACCGGCGAAGCTCTGTGGCTAAGTGAGTATGATCCTCCATGGGTTAAAAGGCAACTCCAATTGTTTGACTCAAAAATTGCTGGAGGATCTGCAGGTCGTCGTTCACGTGTCACCAACTGGGTTTATGATGAGTAG
- the LOC100818465 gene encoding protein OSB1, mitochondrial isoform X4, with translation MKPKPFIFAKRFPIPLLFSYPFSPQQQRFPFSTHNRHSFDEAVPGCSAVYQHVLKFQRPPTIRWSPHLENTASFIGTVAREPTRVNSTTGKCGVYTVLKVPKSNQSNSSFFRLLLMMRNNVAKLASEHLKLNDFIQVLGSLGSFTKPDANGILRLNYKLEVKEFEFVAQRSGYLGDKKLESVEDAGMQKNQNRLHLWQVFFSNPNEWWDQRKSKRNPKQPDFKHKDTGEALWLSRRSRVTNWVYDE, from the exons ATGAAACCCAAACCCTTCATCTTCGCCAAGCGCTTCCCAATTCCGTTGCTTTTTTCTTATCCATTTTCTCCGCAACAACAACGTTTTCCCTTCTCCACTCACAATCGCCACTCCTTCGACGAAGCCGTTCCAGGTTGCAGCGCCGTTTACCAACACGTGCTCAAGTTCCAGCGTCCACCGACCATTCGGTGGAGCCCGCACCTCGAGAACACCGCTAGTTTCATCGGCACCGTCGCCCGCGAACCGACGCGCGTTAACTCAACAACCGGTAAATGCGGAGTTTACACCGTGCTTAAGGTTCCAAAATCCAACCAATCAAATAGCTCCTTTTTCCG GTTGCTTCTGATGATGCGGAACAATGTGGCAAAACTTGCTTCGGAACACTTGAAATTGAATGATTTTATTCAGGTTTTAGGTTCTTTGGGGTCTTTCACGAAACCTGATGCCAATGGAATCCTTAGATTGAATTACAAG TTAGAGGTGAAGGAGTTCGAGTTTGTTGCTCAAAGGTCTGGTTATCTAGGCGACAAGAAATTGGAATCTGTTGAAG ATGCTGGCatgcaaaaaaatcaaaatcggCTTCACCTTTGGCAAGTGTTTTTTTCCAATCCAAATGAGTGGTGGGATCAAAGAAAGAGCAAGCGAAATCCAAAACAGCCTGATTTTAAGCACAAGGATACCGGCGAAGCTCTGTGGCTAA GTCGTCGTTCACGTGTCACCAACTGGGTTTATGATGAGTAG